DNA from Hwangdonia lutea:
TATAAAAACCCGGAAAAGATAACCTCTGAAGCTTTTAAAGATAAAGTTGAAAAATCTTTTGAGTGGATTGACAGCCAGCGCGAAGACCTTTTTGTAATGAGTTTCTATGCTTGGTTAAAAAGCAAGATGGAAAACAAGCCGCTTTACGCGACCACATTAAGCCTTATTGAAAACATTAAAAACGTTAATAGCGCGTTAAATTTGAATTAGCGTTAAACCTTTTCGTTTTGTTTTAGTCCTAATTACAAATAACTTAAAACATCAAGACAATGAAAAAAATAGCAATAATTGCCGTGGCTTTATTAGCGTTACAGGCCACCGCACAAGAGCAAAAAAGAAAGCACTCCAACAAAGAAAAGGGCAAAAAAATGATGATGCTTTCTGCTGAAGAAATTGCAACACTTCAAACCAAAAAAATGACTTTGCATTTAGATTTAAATGCATCGCAGCAAGCCAAAATTCAGGAAATTAACTTAGAAAATGCCACGAAAAGAAAAGCGATAATGGAAGCGCGTAAAGCGAAAAAGGAAAGTGGTAATACTGAGAAACCAACAAAAGAAGAGCGTTATGCGATGATGAATGCAAAATTGGACCATCAAATAGCGATGAAAGCCAAAATGAAAGACATTTTAAATAACGAGCAATATGCCAAATGGGAAAAGGCACAAACAAAAAAAATGCACAAAAACAAATACCGTAAAAAAGGCCACGGAAAGAAAAAACAACAATAACTTTTTGGTTGGTTAGTTGATTATAGTTTGGTTGATGAAAAACGCATTTCTGAATTCAGAAATGCGTTTTGTTTTTTTGAATACCAATTAAATCTCAATTTGAATTACAGTGTTTTTGCAACTGTATTAACAGCAGCAATCGTAAAATCCAAATCCTCATAACTTAAAGCATCGGTAATAAACCAAGTTTCAAAAGCACTTGGGGCAATGTAAACGCCTTCGTTTAACAAACCATGGAAAAAGGTTTTAAAGGTATCGTTATTACCTTTTGCAGCGGTTTCAAAATCTACAACTTTAGCTTTATCAAAGTGTACCGAAATCATCGAACCTACCCTATTTATGGTATGTGTAATATTATTTTCATTTAAAACTTTGGCTATTCCTTTGTGCAAATACGCTGTCTTTTCAGCTAAACGGTTAAAAATTTCAGCATTATTATTCAATTCATTTAACATCGCCAATCCAGCCGCCATAGCCAACGGATTTCCACTTAAAGTTCCCGCTTGATACACTGGACCCAATGGCGCTAAATGATTCATGATTTCGTTTCGTGCGGCAAATGCGCCAACGGGCAAGCCGCCACCAATTACTTTTCCGAAGCACACAATATCAGCATTTATATTAAACAATTCCTGCGCACCTCCTTTGGCCAATCGGAACCCTGTCATCACCTCATCAAAAATTAACAAGATGTTGTGGGCATCGCATAAATTCCGCAACGCGACCAAAAAGTCTCCCTTTGGTGGGATGCAACCCATATTTCCCGCCACGGGCTCAATAATAATACAGGCTATTTCGTTTTTATTAGCTTCAATTAATTCAGACACATTTTCAATATCGTTATAGCGCGCCAACAAAGTATCTTTTGCCGTGCCTTGGGTTACGCCCGGGCTATTTGGCGACCCAAAAGTTACCGCACCACTACCCGCTTGAATTAAAAACGAATCGGAATGCCCATGATAACAGCCCGCAAATTTTATAATTTTATCTTTACCCGTATAACCACGAGCCAAACGCACCGCACTCATACAGGCTTCGGTTCCGGAATTTACAAACCTGATTTTATCGATATTTGGCACCATGGAAACCGCTAATTGGGCAATTTTGGTTTCAATTTCCGTTGGCATGCCAAACGATGTTCCTTTTTTGGCCTTATCGATTACCGCATTTACAACCGGTTCGTAGGCATGACCCAAAATCATAGGTCCCCAAGAATTTATATAATCGATTAATCGGTTTCCGTCTTCGTCGTACAAATACGCGCCTTTAGCTTCTTTTACAAAAATGGGTGATCCGCCAACGGCCTTAAAAGCACGTACTGGTGAGTTTACACCGCCCGGAATAACGGTTTCTGCTTGCGCAAATAAGGCGCTACTACGTTTATAATTCATGTGTTTTATTAATTTTTTGATGATGGTTTAACAATCAATGCCTGACCAATACTGATGGTATTATCGGTTAAACCATTTATACTTTGAAGTTCTTTTACGCTAATATTATATTTTCTTGAAATGGAATACAAGGTATCACCTTTAATTACGGTATAAGTTACGGCATCACTAAATTTGGGCGCTTCGTGTTTTACATACCTATCGCCCAGCACTTCTTTATCGTATTCGTACAGCTTATAACGCTCAATTAAACTAATTAATTTCTGCGGATATTTTTTATCGGTGGCATAACCCGCGGCCCGCAAGCCTTTTGCCCAACCTTTATAATCTTCTTGTTTAAGTTTGAAAAGTTTTGCGTAGCGTTTGCGCTCGGTTAAAAACAGTGAGTGGTCTCTAAACGAGTATTTGGCATCCTTATATTTTCGGAAACACTCTTGTTTTCTGTCATCGTCGTGATAGATCTTTTTCCCAGTCCATCCATGGCATTTTATACCAAAATGATTATTGGCTTCAACTGAAAGTCGCCCGTTTCCAGAACCCGATTCCAAGATACCTTGGGCCAATGTAATGCTTGCCGGAATGTGGTACAATTGCATTTCACTTTTTGCAATATCTTTATAGGTATCTATATATTTTTCAACTTTATTGGCGTAAACCTTGGGTGGTGTAACCGTAACTTTACCTTCGGTTTCGGTAGTTTTAACCTTGGTTTCAACCTGTTCTGTTTTGTTTTTTTCTTTTTTAGTTACAATCGCTTTTTTAGACCGACAGCTAAAAATCATCACCATTAAACAACTTATTAAAAGTAATCGCTTCATTTTTTTATTCAATAATTTGTAAATTCTTCTTTTTTAAAATCGCATTCATTCCAACAATGCCTTGTAAACCTCCTGTATGGATGGCTAATATTTTAGATCCTTTTGGAAAAAACCCTTTATCGATTAAATCGAAAATTCCAAACATCATTTTCCCTGTATAAACAGGATCCAACTGTATTTGATGATCTTTTTTAAAATCATTAATAAAACTGATTAATGCCTCATTTATTTTGGCATAGCCTCCAAAATGATAATCGGTTACGAGTTTCCAATTGGTTTTGGTTACAAATTTACTAATATCTTCTTTTAAAAAATCACCTTTTAAAGCTGAAAAACCTAAAACTTGCTGATTGGGTTTTGAAGCATTTATAAGCCCCGAAACCGTGCCGCCGGTTCCAACCGCTGTACAGATAAAATCGAAATCTTTATCCGTTTCGCTTAAAATTTCCTCGCAACCTTTAATGGCCAAAGTGTTGGTGCCGCCTTCTGGAATTAAGTAAAACGCACCGAATTCATTATCCAAATTACCTATAAACTTTTTGGTGGTTTTATTCCGATACTCCTCTCGCGATACGAATTTAAATTGCATGCCGCATTGTTTGGCAAAACTTAAGGTCGGGTTGTTTTCAAGAGCATTAAACAACTCATCGCCTCGAATTACACCTATGGTTTTAAAACCTTGTTGTTCACCAGCCGCAGCAACCGCTGCAATATGATTTGAATACGCGCCACCAAAAGTGAGAAGCGTTTTAAAACCTTTTTTTTTGGCTTCGATAAGATTGTATTTTAGCTTTCTGTATTTATTCCCCGACACGAATGGATGAATGCTGTCCTCGCGTTTTACAAATAACGTAACACCTTTGTTTTTTGAAAAAACAACAGGCTGATTAATACTATGTTCAAGCTTAAAAATCATTGACGCGAAGATACTTTAAAAATCCCCAAAACGGGCGTTGTTTTAGGTAATCTAAATCCAATTCGTTGGTGTAAGCTTCGCGCTCAAAAGAAATATTGCGATAAGCCAAATTCCAATTTTTATATTGGATTAATCGGCATAAAAATTCCAATCCATAAACCAAATAAAAAGGAATCAGTAGCATTTCCAATTGCTGTTTTAAATGAATTTTCTCGTGGTTAATTAAAACATAATCCGTTTTAAACCGAATCGATTTTAAAAACACAAAAGGAAAAATGGTTAATCCGGTATATCCTTTTGGCACTAAGTACTTCGAAATAAAAATCATAAATAACTACTTTCAAAAACCAATCCAAATTTCAACGTCATACAGATGATAAACAATTAAAAACCTTAAGCAATGTGTGGATGAATGGTTTTCCAATATATATTATATTTGCAACATAATGAAGAAAATCATCCCCATTGAAGAAGGCGACTACTATTTAACGCCAGAAGGTTACCGCTGTTTTACCGAGCAATACCATTTAAAACGTGGCTATTGCTGCGAAAGCGGTTGCAGACACTGCCCGTATGGTTACAACCCATCAACTTCACGCAGAACAGCTAAGTAAAAAACACACCTCCTGAGAAGGTGGCTTTGTAAAGCCCCTAAAAAGAGTAATGAGCAACAAAACATAAAAAAACGAGGCTTCAACTAACACCAGACCTAACAGGTTTTTGAAACCTGTTAGGTCTAAAAATTGGGCAAAGCCAATAGAGCATGACCACCGGCTAAGCAGATGGTTATATAAGATGAAATAAACAACGTATAACCCGTTGTGTATTTTGGCAGAATTCTGTCAATTCGAGTGAATTTTACGATTGAAATGAGTAAAATTTGTATCGAGAATAAGAATTTTTGAACCATAAATGGGTTCTCGATACAACTTTTCGTGCCTCAAAACCACTCGAACTGACATATAGAAATTATTTTCATTCAAAATACACAACGGGTAACCTATATTAAAAAAGTATCGGCCACAACCGGTTTGTTCTAATTTCCTTGGTACGATTATTGATGTTAATATTACCTAAAAATCAAAATTTATCAATGAATTTTTGTATTTTAGAAATAAAAAAGAAAACTAAATATGAAGGCTATGAAAAAACTTTTTAAAACATTACCATTTTTGGCGTTGTTAATTTTGGTATCATCTTGTAGCTCTATAAGAGTGGCAACCGATTACGATAAAAATGCAAATTTCAATGAATACAAAACCTTTGCGTTTTACAAAACCGGTATCGACAAAGCCGAAATTAGCGACTTAGACAAACGCAGGATTCTTCGTGCGATTGAAAGCGAACTATTGGCCAAAGGCTTTACAAAATCTGAAAACCCGGATTTACTGGTGAGCCTCTTTACAAAATCTCGTGAAAAAATTAACTTTTACAACAACGGTTTTGGTCCATACGGTTATGGTTGGGGTTGGCACCCTTGGTATTGGAACAGTTACCATACCAGTTCGGTTTCGCGATCAACAGAAGGTGTTTTATATGTAGATTTAATTGACGCCAACAAAAAAGAATTGGTTTGGCAAGGTATGGGAACCGGCTATTTATCGCAAAACATGGAGAAAAAAGACGCCCGCATCAAAGAGTTTGTTGCTAAAATTATGGAGAAATACCCTCCGGGAATGGCGCAGTAAACAACTGTGATTTAATCTTTTTTAACATTAAATACCAAACAAAAAAGCAACTTTAAAAGGTTGTTTTTTTGTTTAAGGCAAATAAGGTTTAGCATGCCCGTTATCAACTAACCATTGGTTAACTTCCAACCCATCTTCCAAAACAATATTGGCTAAATAGCGCCCGTATTTACCCTGTTTATCTTTGTAGGTACGAATGGTCACCTCCTTATCAAGAATCATCTCTCTTACAATATCTCGCACCTTTCTACCTTCAATTTTTTCCGGCCCTCTCATTTCGGGAGTATCAATGCCATAAAGCCGTAATTTCATTTCTTGGGAATGAAGAAACCCCAAATCTACAACGGCAGTAACCGTATCGCCGTCGTAAACATCAATTATTTTCGCTCGGTATGTATACATATTTTCTTATTTTACTGAAAGATACAAATTCATTTTAATACGAGTTTAACAAAAAATCATTTTAAACAATTTAAACAGCAAAACTTTAAGAATCATTAAATTTAAGAATCAGAAAGCGTCCCTTTTATTAAGAGTTTGTATTTTTACATAAAGTTACTTAACACCAAATCATGTCTAATTCATATACATCCAATCCCATTTTAAATCGTTTGCCCAAGCATTTAAAACAGTTTATAAAACCGCAAAACTACGATGATTATTCGGCTATCGATCAAGCGGTTTGGCGTTATGTCATGCGAAAAAATGTCGATTTTTTAACCCAAGTAGCGCACAAATCCTATTTAGACGGATTAAAACAAACCGGGATTTCTATTGATAGCATTCCAAATATGTATGGGATGAACCGTATTTTAAAAGATATTGGTTGGGCCGCTGTGGCGGTTGATGGCTTTATTCCGCCCAATGCCTTTATGGAGTTTCAAGCCTACAATGTGCTGGTTATTGCCAGCGATATTAGGCAATTGGAGCATATTGAATACACGCCCGCCCCGGATATTATTCACGAAGGTGCAGGACATGCTCCTATTATTGCCAACCCAGAATATGCCGAATATTTACGACGCTTTGGAGAGATTGGTTGCAAAGCCATTTCGTCGGCCAAGGATTACGAGTTGTACGAAGCGGTAAGGCACCTTTCCATCATTAAAGAAGCGCCCAATTCTAAGGAAGCCGATATCACTTCCGCGGAAAAAAAAGTAGAAGATTTACAAAAAAACATGGGTAAACCCAGTGAAATGGCATTAATACGAAACCTGCATTGGTGGACGGTTGAATATGGTTTAATTGGCAGCTTGGAAAACCCAAAAATTTACGGCGCAGGATTGTTATCCTCGATTGGTGAAAGCGCGTGGTGCATGACTGATGAGGTAAAAAAACTACCCTATAATATTGATGCCACTTTTAAAGATTTCGATATTACAAAACCACAACCTCAACTTTATGTTACTCCAGATTTTGCACATTTAAGCTTAATTTTAGAAGAATTCGCCAACACGATGGCGCTGCGCAAGGGTGGACTTTCTGGCGTTAACAAACTTATTCATTCCCAAGCATTGGGCAGTGTCGAATTGAGCACGGGCATTCAAATTTCTGGTGTGTTTAGTCATGTTATTGCTAACGAAGGCAAACCTATTTACATACAAACTACAGGCGAAACCGCATTGGCCTATAGAGAAAAAGAGTTGGTAGGCCATGGTACAGAAACACACAAAAAAGGGTTTGGCTCTCCTATCGGAAAACTTAAAGGCATTAATTTGGCTATTGAAGATATGAGTCCACGTGATTTAAGTGCGTACAATATTTATGAAGAACAACTTATTACGCTTGAGTTTGAAGGCGGTATTAAAGTTTCAGGTGAAATTATAACCGGAAAAAGAAACCTTCAAGGCAAAATAATATTGATTAGTTTTAATAACTGCACGGTAACCCACAACAACACTGTTTTGTTTAAACCGGAATGGGGCATTTATGATATGGCCGTTGGAAAGGAAATCGTTTCAGCTTTTTCGGGCCCCGCGGATCATAACAGTTTTAATTTAATTACCCATGTACCCTCTTCTCAAACCATTCGAGTAAAAAAATCTAAGGAATTACTTAATCTCGAAGCGCTTTATCAACAAGTAAGAGATTACCGAAATGGCACAAATAGAACGATTTCCAGGACCAAGGTTTTAGAGGAACTTATTGAAAACCATTCGAACGATTGGTTATTACCTGTTGAACTTTACGAACTCGCTTTTATTGGAAATGAAACTAAATTATGCGAAAGCATTTTAAACCATTTAGAAACTATTAAACAAAACAGACCTGAAGTTGGGCGGTTAATTGATGATGGATTAGAGATTGTTACTAAAAGTTTAAAAGTAAATTGATTTATATATATTCCGTTTTGTGAAATTCTAATAGTTTATTAGTAAAAAGATTAATTTCCTTTTTTTCTTGTAATTTAAAGCCGATAAAAAATATGAACCCAAATACAGCCAGTGCAAGTGGCAGCATCCAATTCCCTTTAATAAGCGATATCAATGAAATAAAAACTCCGAATGCTAGTAAAAATTTTGCAGCGATATTCATTGGATGCTTATAGCCAAATCTCAAATCGTAATTTCCATCCTCATTTAAGGTTCCAATCAATCTATAGTTGTTAGGAAATCGATTCCGCATTAATTCAAACTTTTCAGGTCCAATATACCCATTATAAAACCCATTCAGAATCAGCTGATTCAGAATATGTGCATTTTTGTTGCTTTTGGTTATAATTTGTTTCATTTCAAATACATTAGTCTATCATCAAATTAGCGCTATCTAAACCGCTTTAAAGTTTCTTTTGTAAACTCGCTTAACACCAATTTCCCACTAATTTTGGCACGTTCAATAAGTAAATCATCCCAATGTGCAGTATCTTTCCAAAAGACTGCTTTCATTTCTTTTAAAGCTTCGGGATTGTAGCTTGCTAGTTTTTTAGCTAAGGTTTTTACGGCTTCGTCCAAAGCTTCAACGCCATCAAAAACATCAGCGTACAAACCTTTATCTTTTGCGAATTCCGCTGAATAAAATGCCTCCGCATTAATCGTCATTTGCGACATGGCCGTTTGTCCCATTTTTCGAGATACCGCAGGCTCGATAACAAAAGGGCCAATACCAATACTCAATTCGCTGAGCTTTATGGCTGCGAATTTGGTTGCCAAACAATAATCGGTTGCTGCTGCCAAACCAACGCCACCACCAACTGCTTTACCTTGCACACGGCCAATTATAAGCTTTGGGCATTTTCGCATGGCATTTATAACATGGGCAAATCCTGCGAAAAACTGTTGTCCAGATTTAGCACTATCAATGGCGACAAGTTCCTTAAAACTCGCGCCGGCACAAAAGGTTCGGTTGCCACCACTTTTTAAAACAATAACCCTAATGGCGTCGTTTTTTCCGGCTTCAACAATAGTGTTTTGCAGTTTTTTAAGATTATCGCTAGGCATGGCATTGTGTTCTGGATGAAAAAACTCAATCACCCCGATATGGCCGTTTAAAGTTAAAGTAACGTATGGTTGCATTATTAAATTCTTTGGGTTGAATATATAAATTATTAGTAACACATGTTACATTCTTCTTTAAAAATTAATTGGATATTTGTACAAATAAAAAATACAACATGGGCATATTCAGCTTTCTTTTTGGCAGTAAAAAACAGGATAAGATTAAAGACTTTAAAACTAGGGGCGCTATTGTTATTGATGTTAGAACACAGGGCGAGTATACTCAAGGCGCTATTCCGGGGTCTAAAAACATTCCTTTACAAAACATCAATTCTCAAATTAAGGAGATAAAAAAACACAACAAACCCGTAATAACTTGTTGTGCAAGTGGTATGCGTTCGGGCAGTGCTGCCGCTATTTTAAAAAGCAATGGTATTGAAGTGGTAAACGGCGGTGGTTGGCACAGTTTGTATAAAAAATTAGAGTTATAGTTTAAAAGGGCAGATGGCTTAAATCTACATTTCCACCGGAAATCAATACGCCTATTTTCTTGTTTTTAAATTCACTTTTCTGTTTTAAAACGGCTGCGAAAGCGACTGCGCTTGAGGGTTCTATGATGATTTTCATGCGTTCCCAAATCAATTTCATGGCATAGATTATTTCATCTTCTTCAACACGTATAATTTTTTCAACATGTTTTTTAATGATTGGAAAATTCCTATCGCCTAAATGGGTTCTCAATCCATCGGCAATGGTGTTTGTGCTGTCATTTTTTTCGATATTGCCGGAGATTAATGATCTGTAAGCATCATCAACATTTTTGGGTTCGCCTGCTATCACTTTACAATTTTCAGAAAAATTTATTGCCGCCAAAAGCGTTCCCGCCAATAAACCACCGCCACCAACGGGTGTAAAGATATAATCTAAATTGGGGTACTCTTCCAACAATTCTATGGCCGCTGTACCTTGACCGTGTATCACGTTATCATCATTTGATGGATGAATAAAGGTTGCGCCTTTCTCAATTACAACTCTATGAGCTTCATCTTCTCGCGCTTTGATGTTTGAATCGCATTCAATAATAATTCCTTCATAAGTTCTTACCGCATCCTTTTTTACTTGCGGCGCATTTTTGGGCATTACAATATAAGCTGTCACGCCTATTTGTTTTGCTGCCAACGAAAGGGCCTGAGCAAAATTACCCGAGGAATGCGTTACGACGCCTTTACTTTTCTGCGCTTCGGTTAAAATTAAAATAGCATTGGCCGCTCCTCGCATTTTAAATGCACCCATTTTTTGGAAATTTTCGCATTTAAAAAACACATTGGCATCACATATCTCGTCTATTAATTTTGAGGTTAACACCGGCGTTTTATGAATGTACGGTTTTATACGATTGTGGATGTTTTGTAAAGTCGCTTTATCCATAATTGGCATTTACAATTTTAAGTTTTGGAAGGTCTCTAAGGAGGTCATCGTGGTATCGTTGTAGGTTAATGTCCAACCCAAGGAATTGGTTAAAATATAAAACTTTGAGAGTTCGCTAATAAGTCTATTTTTAGCATTTGCCTTCAAATCGGATGCTTCTATTTTTTTGGCTAATGATGCCTTTACGGTGTTTTTAATAGCGTTGTAATCTTGGGCTTCAAACGGATTTAAAAAATCGGATTGCATATCGTAATATTCCAAATCTGGATTTATTTTGATTTCTTCTTTTGGAATACTGATTATTTGAAGGGTTTTAGTGGCCTCGTCAATTTTAAATTCAATTTTACTTAAATCGTAAGCAATAGTAACTTCGGCATTTACAACCACCAATGCTTTTTTATCTGACGTAAAATATTCTCCAAAAATCTCTTTGGAGTTTTTATAGTTGAACACTTCACTAAAGTGGCCTTCGGTAACAATTAACTTACCAACGTTTTTGATTTGTTTTTGAATGAGTGCCGAACTTTCTTGAAGCACGATTTTATCCTCCTTTTTTTCATCACAATATTTAAAAGTGAACAAAACAACCAACGTGATGATAACACCAAATAGAATTTTTCGCATGCACTAATTTAGCATTATTTTATTTGAACGTGCAATTTACATTTAAAAAATCATGGCTAAATCAAATTGTTTTTCTTGGCTTTATGTACGGCTTCCAATTTGTTGTGCACCTGTAGTTTTCGGTAGATGTTCTCGATATGCTTTCGGATGGTGCCCGTTGATAAGATAAGGTTTTCGGCAATGGCATTATAGCTCAAGCCTTTGCTTAACTGCTCTAAAACATCGATTTCCCGTGGGGTTAGTTTGATGCTTTCTTTTTCTTCAATGCTATTTATTTCAATGGGATTGCGCAGCAGTTTTAAGGTTTTCATGGCTATGGAAGGGGTCATGGCTGCACCGCCATTTAAGGTTTCCAAAATACCATTGTACAAATCTTTGGCATTTATTTCTTTCAATAAATAGCCATCGGCGCCCGCTTTTATGGCGTTGAAAATATGCTCGTCATGATCAAAAACGGTGAGCATGATTATTTTAATATGCGGGTATTTATTTTTAATAACCTCAGTCGCTTGAATACCATTTAAAACGGGCATTTCAATATCCATTAAAATTAAATCGATGTTATGATTGGTTTCTAATTTTTGCAGTGCCTCCTTACCGTTTATAGCCGTAAATTTAACCGTTAATGCTTCAAAAAATGATAATTTTTCTTCAATCATTTTTATTAAAAAAGAATTATCGTCAACTATGGCTAATTTATATTTCATATACAATTTACACCTTTAATTTTACTGTTGTACCTTGTTTAACAGCACTATCAATAACAATATCAGCATTTATATCGGCCGCTCTTTTTTTAATGTTGTTTAGGCCATTTCCTGCTTCAATTTCATTACTGTTAAAACCAACACCATCATCAGTTACTGCAAACAAAATGCTGTTTTCCTGTTTCTTTATTTCAACATTTATAGTTGACGCTTGGGCATATTTTATGGCGTTATTTATAGCTTCTTGAATGATGCGATAAATATTCATGCCGGTAACCGAAGAGAATTGCAAATCATTTGAAAGTGACTGGTCAATATTAAAATTAAAGCTTGTTTTATTGGCCGAAACACTTGCTTTATCGACAAAATTAGATACTCGGGCTTGTAAATCTTCCAAAGAAATTTCACTTTTATTCATAGCCCAAATGGTGTCCCGCAGCTCATAAATGGTGTCTTTTGTAAAATCGCTAATTGAAGATAATTTGCTGGTAAGCTTATCGTTGTTGATTTTAAAGCCATATTTTAAATTATCGATTGACGAAATTATAAAAGTGAGTTGCGCACCAA
Protein-coding regions in this window:
- a CDS encoding response regulator transcription factor, with translation MKYKLAIVDDNSFLIKMIEEKLSFFEALTVKFTAINGKEALQKLETNHNIDLILMDIEMPVLNGIQATEVIKNKYPHIKIIMLTVFDHDEHIFNAIKAGADGYLLKEINAKDLYNGILETLNGGAAMTPSIAMKTLKLLRNPIEINSIEEKESIKLTPREIDVLEQLSKGLSYNAIAENLILSTGTIRKHIENIYRKLQVHNKLEAVHKAKKNNLI